In one Candidatus Woesearchaeota archaeon B3_Woes genomic region, the following are encoded:
- a CDS encoding translation initiation factor IF-2, whose protein sequence is MKSTRSPICTVMGHVDHGKSSILDNIRGSAIVKSEAGAITQAIGASIIPLNTIKNICGDLLKQLKMDFTIPGLLFIDTPGHAAFTNLRKRGGNLADIAILVIDVNEGIKPQTMESIEILKQYKTPFVIALNKIDLISGWQTKKINILSSITQQSQSIQQILDKKLYELVGKLSEIKINSERFDRVDDYTKQIAMIPCSAKTGEGIPELLMVLTGLAQRFLEKCLECDVDGSAKGTILEVKEEKGLGKTIDVIIYDGTLKTGDTIVIAGLEKSITTKVKALFEPVPLAEIRDKKSNFKSVKKVSAATGVKISALDIDEVVSGMPLRSCQKKEIEKTKQELQQEVKEVLIETDKEGIVIKADSLGSLEALIKLLKENEVSIRRASIGNITKKDIAEAESNFEKDPLKSVILAFNIEEGSVNENVKIISSDIIYKIIEDYDKWKKDKLLEMQECQIDKLIRPCKIKIMAGYIFRQSNPAIVGSDILAGTLRIGMPLMNSQGKEITEVKSIQADKDKLEKAESGKQVAVSMPNVTVGRQINENDELYSSIPEEDFKKLKNLKEFLTKEEVEVIKEIAEIKRKENVVWGV, encoded by the coding sequence ATGAAATCAACAAGAAGCCCAATATGTACTGTCATGGGCCATGTCGACCATGGAAAATCAAGTATATTAGATAATATTAGAGGCAGCGCTATTGTTAAATCTGAAGCAGGAGCAATTACCCAGGCAATTGGAGCTTCTATAATACCATTAAATACAATAAAAAATATTTGTGGTGATTTGTTAAAACAGCTAAAGATGGATTTTACAATTCCTGGCTTACTATTTATAGATACTCCAGGCCACGCAGCATTCACAAATCTAAGAAAAAGGGGTGGAAACCTAGCAGACATAGCAATCTTAGTTATTGATGTAAATGAAGGTATAAAACCTCAAACAATGGAAAGTATTGAAATTCTAAAACAATATAAAACCCCTTTTGTTATTGCACTTAATAAAATTGATCTAATTTCTGGCTGGCAAACCAAAAAGATAAATATCCTATCATCAATAACGCAACAATCACAATCAATACAACAAATTTTAGACAAAAAATTATATGAGCTAGTTGGAAAACTATCAGAAATTAAAATCAATTCTGAAAGATTTGACAGAGTTGATGATTATACCAAACAAATAGCAATGATACCTTGCTCTGCAAAAACAGGAGAGGGAATTCCTGAATTATTAATGGTTTTAACAGGATTAGCTCAAAGATTTTTAGAGAAATGTCTTGAATGTGATGTAGATGGAAGTGCAAAAGGAACTATCTTAGAAGTAAAAGAAGAAAAAGGCTTAGGAAAAACAATTGATGTAATTATTTACGACGGGACATTAAAAACAGGTGATACAATTGTTATTGCGGGTCTTGAAAAATCAATAACAACCAAAGTAAAAGCTTTGTTTGAACCAGTACCATTAGCAGAAATCCGTGATAAAAAATCTAATTTTAAATCAGTAAAAAAAGTTAGTGCAGCAACTGGTGTAAAAATATCTGCCTTGGATATAGATGAAGTTGTTTCAGGAATGCCTTTAAGATCCTGCCAGAAAAAAGAGATAGAAAAAACCAAACAAGAGCTACAACAAGAAGTTAAAGAAGTTTTGATTGAAACAGACAAAGAAGGAATTGTCATAAAAGCAGATTCTTTAGGAAGCTTAGAAGCCTTAATAAAACTACTAAAAGAAAATGAGGTATCTATAAGAAGAGCTTCGATTGGCAATATAACAAAAAAAGATATTGCAGAAGCAGAATCCAATTTTGAAAAAGATCCTCTAAAATCAGTAATACTGGCATTTAATATTGAAGAAGGATCTGTAAATGAGAATGTAAAAATTATTTCAAGTGATATAATCTACAAAATAATTGAAGATTATGATAAATGGAAAAAAGACAAACTTCTTGAAATGCAGGAATGCCAGATAGATAAATTGATAAGACCTTGCAAAATAAAAATCATGGCTGGTTATATTTTCAGACAATCTAATCCAGCAATTGTTGGATCAGATATTTTAGCAGGAACTCTTAGAATAGGTATGCCCCTGATGAATTCACAGGGAAAAGAGATTACAGAAGTAAAAAGCATTCAGGCAGATAAAGATAAACTAGAAAAAGCAGAATCAGGAAAACAAGTTGCAGTCTCAATGCCAAATGTAACTGTAGGCAGGCAGATAAATGAAAATGATGAATTATATTCTTCTATTCCGGAGGAAGATTTTAAAAAATTAAAAAATCTAAAAGAATTCTTAACAAAAGAAGAGGTTGAAGTTATAAAAGAGATAGCAGAAATAAAAAGAAAAGAGAATGTAGTTT